The Streptomyces achromogenes DNA segment GCCCAACCCGGGGGGTCCGCCCGCCCGCGGCACGCGCGGCGCATCGAGGGCCTGCTGCTGGGCCTGGCCGCGGGTGACGCCGCCGGGTGGCCCGCCGCCCGCCATCGCGCCGCCCGGATGCCGGACTGGACCCGCCGTCTCACCCGGGAGCTCGACACCTTCGCCGAACACAACGCGACGACCACCCTGCCCGTCCCCATCGCCCTGAACCAGCCCCCCGAACCCCTCCGGCTCGGCCCCTCCGACGACGCCGAGTGGGCGGCGTTCGCCGCCGAGGCGGTGCTGCGGGCCGGCGACGACACCGCCCTCGGCGACCTCGGCCGGGATCGCCGGATGCGCGCCGCCATCGACCTCGCCTGGAACGCGATCGCCGGTGAGGTCGCGGCGGCGGCCGACCGAGCGCCGGAGGTAGAGTCCGCCGTCCTGCCCCTGCGCGCCCGCATCTCCGTCCGCGCCGGACTGGGCAATCTCGCCGCCGGTCTGCGGCCCCCCGCCACCGGCCACGACAACCCGCACCACTTCGACGACGCGGCCTGCGTACGCGCCTGCGTGCTCGCCGTGATCCACGCCGGCGATCCCCGGGCCGCCGCCGACCTCGCCGAGTTCGACGCCCGCTACACCCAGGACGGCGACGGCGTGCACGGCGCCCGGGCGATGGCCGCGGCGCTCGCGCTGGCCCTGGCCGGAGCGGACGTCGAGGCCTGCGCGACGGCGGCGCTCGGCGAGCTCCCCGCACACACCGAGATCGGCCGCAACGCCCGGCACGCCCTGGACCTGGCCCGCGGCGCCCCGACCGCGTTCGCGCTCGTCCCGCTGCTGGAACACCAGATCGTCGACCACGTCTACAGCTACGGCATCGCGGCGGCGGAGACCGTGCCGGTGGCGCTGGCCCTGGCGACGGCGTCCGGCGGCCGCATCGGCGAGGCGGTGCCGGCGGCGGCCTGCCTCTCCCGGGTCGCG contains these protein-coding regions:
- a CDS encoding ADP-ribosylglycohydrolase family protein, yielding MTPPAPWDETMTAAAATETAAAITDTAAPCAPPPAPAPADGEVAPRRPSAPDREYRSGTAGRHRTGSAGRTDGPARDAQPGGSARPRHARRIEGLLLGLAAGDAAGWPAARHRAARMPDWTRRLTRELDTFAEHNATTTLPVPIALNQPPEPLRLGPSDDAEWAAFAAEAVLRAGDDTALGDLGRDRRMRAAIDLAWNAIAGEVAAAADRAPEVESAVLPLRARISVRAGLGNLAAGLRPPATGHDNPHHFDDAACVRACVLAVIHAGDPRAAADLAEFDARYTQDGDGVHGARAMAAALALALAGADVEACATAALGELPAHTEIGRNARHALDLARGAPTAFALVPLLEHQIVDHVYSYGIAAAETVPVALALATASGGRIGEAVPAAACLSRVADSAPALAGALTGALGGAAAIPEAWRDSCRILSGCALPRLTGTDLVELAGLLETAQPAPPGG